Below is a window of Deltaproteobacteria bacterium DNA.
TGGAATAAGAAAAACAGTTCCCTATTTTCAGAAAAAGATGGCCTGAAAATCGATCTAAATTTATTGGGACGCAGATTGTCACAGATAAACGCAGATATATATTTTCTGTGAATCTTTTTTATTTTTAATATCCAGAAAATCTGTGTCCAACAAGAAAATTCCTATACAATTACCTTAGGAGGAGGAAAGATGAAGGGTATTATTCTGGCGGGAGGGCTGGGAACGAGGCTTTACCCGTTGACTAAGATCACTAACAAGCATCTCCTTCCCATTCATGACAAGCCCATGATTTATTACCCGCTGCAGACATTGGTCAATGCGGGGATTCGGGATATTTTGATTGTCACTGGCGGAAACAACGCTGGGGATTTTCTTCGCCTCTTGGGGAACGGGAAAGAATTCGGACTTCAGCATATTAATTACACCTACCAGGAAGGAGAAGGCGGAATTGCGGCCGCCTTATTTCTGGCAGAATATTTTTCTGACCAGGGAAAAATTTGTGTGGTTCTGGGGGATAATATCATCGA
It encodes the following:
- a CDS encoding sugar phosphate nucleotidyltransferase; this translates as MKGIILAGGLGTRLYPLTKITNKHLLPIHDKPMIYYPLQTLVNAGIRDILIVTGGNNAGDFLRLLGNGKEFGLQHINYTYQEGEGGIAAALFLAEYFSDQGKICVVLGDNIIETNILKAVKDFEKQENGAKILLKEVPDPQRFGVPEIKGDKIIRIEEKPAAPRSKLAVIGIYMYDAAVFDIIRTLKPSGRGELEITDVNNEYI